Proteins from one Burkholderia oklahomensis C6786 genomic window:
- a CDS encoding SDR family oxidoreductase: MTVLADTCDTSSASAARVVLITGAVQTDALSTDTLRAADAAARAGDAQAGDARSGAARTDSAPANAPRAGAERTNIASDTARSGGMPVAPAAASGPNGPSSPSSASGAAGGTTGAGRPPAATPPALDTAAVGRALALGFARRGWDVALAAAAGDEARAAAALAAEVGALGRRAAVLVADLSVEDDVARLVAACGAALGRPTCVVAQAAPVADSAHDIGYASLAGAMARSVAAPLVLARTLADATPDAARDDERARAVVIHLLDETLFHPAPERLSHSLAQAALHRATTAQALALAPKVRVVGLVRGRAPRADDIADAACYLADAPGVTGATLTVDGGEHLAPPADEKN, translated from the coding sequence AGCGCCGCACGGGTCGTGCTGATCACGGGCGCCGTGCAAACCGACGCCTTGTCGACGGACACCTTGCGAGCGGCGGATGCCGCCGCCCGGGCAGGCGACGCTCAGGCAGGCGACGCACGATCCGGCGCCGCGCGAACGGACTCGGCGCCGGCAAACGCCCCGCGAGCGGGCGCCGAGCGAACGAACATCGCTTCGGACACCGCACGTTCCGGCGGCATGCCCGTGGCGCCCGCCGCCGCGTCCGGCCCGAACGGCCCGAGCAGCCCGAGCAGCGCAAGCGGCGCGGCGGGCGGCACGACCGGCGCGGGCCGCCCGCCCGCCGCCACGCCGCCCGCGCTCGACACCGCGGCCGTCGGCCGCGCGCTCGCGCTCGGCTTCGCGCGGCGCGGCTGGGACGTCGCGCTCGCCGCCGCCGCGGGCGACGAAGCCCGCGCGGCCGCCGCGCTCGCCGCCGAAGTCGGGGCGCTCGGCCGCCGCGCGGCGGTGCTCGTCGCCGACCTGTCGGTCGAGGACGACGTCGCGCGGCTCGTCGCCGCCTGCGGCGCGGCGCTCGGCCGGCCGACGTGCGTCGTCGCGCAAGCCGCGCCCGTCGCGGACAGCGCGCACGACATCGGCTACGCGTCGCTCGCGGGCGCGATGGCGCGCAGCGTCGCCGCGCCGCTCGTGCTCGCGCGCACGCTCGCCGACGCGACGCCCGACGCCGCGCGCGACGACGAGCGCGCGCGCGCGGTCGTGATTCACCTGCTGGACGAGACGCTGTTTCATCCGGCGCCCGAGCGCTTGTCGCACTCGCTCGCGCAAGCCGCGCTGCACCGCGCGACGACCGCGCAGGCGCTCGCGCTCGCGCCGAAGGTGCGGGTCGTCGGCCTCGTGCGAGGACGCGCGCCGCGCGCGGACGACATCGCCGACGCCGCCTGCTATCTCGCGGACGCGCCGGGCGTCACCGGCGCGACGCTGACCGTCGACGGCGGCGAGCATCTCGCGCCGCCCGCGGACGAGAAGAATTGA
- a CDS encoding dihydroneopterin aldolase — MFAALLHPRLADCRRLYLRDYEVYMNIGAFEHEKRGEQRVVINVDLFVPLALTTPVEDKLREVVDYDLMKQSVAQCVARGHIHLQETLCDAIAANLLAHDAVRAVRVSTEKPDAYSDCDAVGVEVFRIKDEERA; from the coding sequence ATGTTTGCCGCCCTCCTGCACCCCAGGCTCGCCGATTGCCGCAGGCTCTACCTGCGCGACTACGAGGTGTACATGAACATCGGCGCCTTCGAGCATGAGAAGCGCGGCGAACAGCGCGTCGTCATCAACGTCGACCTGTTCGTGCCGCTCGCGCTGACGACGCCCGTCGAGGACAAGCTGCGCGAAGTCGTCGACTATGATCTGATGAAGCAAAGCGTCGCGCAGTGCGTCGCGCGCGGCCACATCCATCTGCAGGAAACGCTCTGCGACGCGATCGCGGCGAACCTGCTCGCGCACGACGCGGTGCGCGCGGTGCGCGTCTCCACCGAAAAGCCGGACGCCTATTCCGATTGCGACGCCGTCGGCGTCGAAGTATTTCGCATCAAGGACGAGGAGCGAGCATGA
- the ttcA gene encoding tRNA 2-thiocytidine(32) synthetase TtcA has translation MNAPHTPHLNEADAAAAVEANAAEIGRRALTRREQKEAYENNKLFKRLARQVGQAIGDYNMIEHGDKVMVCLSGGKDSYALLDVLLRLRERAPIDFDIVAVNLDQKQPGFPEHVLPEYLATIGVPFHIENQDTYSIVKRLVPEGKTTCSLCSRLRRGILYRVAGELGATKIALGHHRDDILQTLLLNLFYGGKLKGMPPKLQSDDGRNVVIRPLAYVKETDLEKYAELREFPIIPCNLCGSQPNLKRAEMKALIREWDKRFPGRVENMFNALANVVPSHLMDAKLFPFADLRATGRADPDGDIAFDEEPCGTDAGAPGGAKSVSIVQFDDL, from the coding sequence ATGAATGCGCCCCATACCCCGCATCTGAACGAAGCCGACGCGGCCGCCGCCGTCGAGGCGAACGCCGCCGAGATCGGCCGCCGCGCGCTCACGCGCCGCGAGCAGAAGGAAGCGTACGAAAACAACAAGCTGTTCAAGCGGCTCGCGCGTCAGGTCGGCCAGGCGATCGGCGACTACAACATGATCGAGCACGGCGACAAGGTGATGGTCTGCCTGTCGGGCGGCAAGGACAGCTACGCGCTGCTCGACGTCCTGCTGCGGCTGCGCGAGCGCGCGCCGATCGATTTCGACATCGTCGCCGTGAACCTCGACCAGAAGCAGCCGGGCTTTCCGGAGCACGTGCTGCCCGAGTACCTGGCGACGATCGGCGTGCCGTTCCACATCGAGAACCAGGACACGTACAGCATCGTCAAGCGCCTCGTGCCGGAAGGCAAGACCACCTGCTCGCTGTGCTCGCGGCTGCGCCGCGGCATTCTGTACCGCGTCGCGGGCGAGCTCGGCGCGACGAAGATCGCGCTCGGCCACCATCGCGACGACATCCTGCAGACGCTGCTTCTCAATCTCTTCTACGGCGGCAAGCTGAAGGGAATGCCGCCGAAGCTGCAGTCGGACGACGGCAGGAACGTCGTGATCCGCCCGCTCGCGTACGTGAAGGAAACCGATCTCGAGAAGTACGCGGAGCTGCGCGAGTTCCCGATCATCCCGTGCAACCTGTGCGGCAGCCAGCCGAACCTGAAGCGCGCGGAGATGAAGGCGCTGATTCGCGAATGGGACAAGCGCTTCCCGGGCCGCGTCGAGAACATGTTCAACGCGCTCGCGAACGTCGTGCCGTCGCACCTGATGGACGCGAAGCTGTTCCCGTTCGCGGACTTGCGCGCAACGGGCCGCGCCGATCCTGACGGCGACATCGCGTTCGACGAGGAGCCGTGCGGCACCGACGCGGGCGCGCCGGGCGGGGCGAAGTCCGTGTCGATCGTGCAGTTCGACGATCTGTAA
- a CDS encoding alkaline phosphatase family protein, with amino-acid sequence MQVSFDSLWRALRGLFAVMTVVALASCGGADSPGVAGKAAAAQNTSAVAKASAMSQTLGSIPKIGHVFVIVLENKGYAATFGTGSQAPYLATTLTSQGALLTQYYGIGHNSNDNYLAMVSGQSPNPQTQADCQYYSDWIGTTIPDVNGQVVGSGCVYPPAVQTIANQLETAGLNWRGYMEDMGNDLARDGSTTCSHPPLNGQDGTQKATATDGYATRHDPFVYFHSIVDNPTDCNAHVVRLDNLANDLANPNTTPALSFIVPNLCNDGHDDPTCADGTTAGGLPAINDFLQNWVPKITSSAAFKQDGLLIITFDEADTSDASACCGEPAGPNTPLPGITGPGGGLTGAVLLSPFIKGGTVSNTPYNHYALLKSIEDVFGLPYLGYAGMSGLQSFGSDVYTAQKLQ; translated from the coding sequence ATGCAAGTTTCGTTCGATTCGCTGTGGCGCGCGCTGCGCGGGCTCTTCGCCGTGATGACGGTGGTCGCGCTCGCGAGCTGCGGCGGCGCCGATTCGCCGGGCGTGGCCGGCAAGGCGGCCGCCGCGCAAAACACGTCGGCCGTCGCGAAGGCGTCGGCGATGTCGCAGACGCTCGGCTCGATCCCGAAGATCGGCCACGTGTTCGTGATCGTGCTGGAAAACAAGGGCTATGCGGCGACATTCGGCACCGGCAGCCAGGCGCCGTATCTCGCGACGACGCTGACGAGCCAGGGCGCGCTTCTCACGCAGTACTACGGGATCGGCCACAACAGCAACGACAACTATCTGGCGATGGTGAGCGGCCAATCGCCGAATCCGCAGACGCAGGCGGATTGCCAGTACTACAGCGACTGGATCGGCACGACGATTCCCGACGTGAACGGCCAGGTGGTCGGCTCGGGCTGCGTATATCCGCCCGCCGTCCAGACGATCGCGAACCAGCTCGAGACCGCGGGCCTGAACTGGCGCGGCTACATGGAAGACATGGGCAACGATCTCGCGCGCGACGGCAGCACGACGTGCTCGCATCCGCCGCTCAACGGCCAGGACGGCACGCAGAAAGCGACCGCGACCGACGGCTACGCGACGCGGCACGATCCGTTCGTGTACTTCCATTCGATCGTCGACAACCCGACCGATTGCAACGCGCACGTCGTGCGGCTCGACAACCTCGCGAACGATCTCGCGAATCCGAACACGACGCCTGCGCTGTCGTTCATCGTGCCGAATCTCTGCAACGACGGCCACGACGATCCGACGTGCGCGGACGGCACGACGGCGGGCGGCCTGCCCGCGATCAACGATTTCCTGCAGAACTGGGTGCCGAAGATCACGTCGTCGGCGGCGTTCAAGCAGGACGGACTCCTGATCATCACGTTCGACGAGGCTGACACGAGCGACGCGTCCGCATGCTGCGGCGAGCCCGCCGGACCGAACACGCCGCTGCCGGGCATCACCGGGCCGGGCGGCGGGCTGACGGGCGCGGTGCTGCTGTCGCCGTTCATCAAGGGCGGCACGGTCAGCAACACGCCGTACAACCACTATGCGCTGCTGAAGAGCATCGAGGACGTGTTCGGGCTGCCGTATCTCGGCTATGCGGGAATGAGCGGGCTGCAGTCGTTCGGCAGCGACGTCTATACCGCGCAGAAGCTTCAGTAA
- a CDS encoding alkaline phosphatase family protein: MSQDQNNSSAHFHTRRRLISAAAAALASSVGLASCGGDSVGDGSGGAQALAAASSGADTARRDASSPQPPQLPPPGQSGIDHVVLVVMENRSFDHYFGWLPGANGKQAGLQFQDAFGDMQNTFRLAISPLYGFQGCNFADPDHSYTGGRIQMNGGKMDGWLKTPDTNQTAGDLFPIGYYLGEDLAFFGPCAQNWTVCDQYHCGILAETYPNRFYLMCGETDRIVNTSTVSQLPTIFDRFAAKGVSSTYYYSDVPFTALFGTKYLGISKLFSEFLVDAAAGALPAFSYVDPRFLGENPEGVSGDDHPNSDIRNGQAFLNQIYDAVRNGPGWQRTLLVVTYDEWGGFFDHVAPFQRPVSTAEALLGNDGYLGFRVPLVLIGPTAQRGYVSHWQFDPSSIHQFLMWRFGLDPLGVRSTLSDTNSIAYALNFSSPNDSAPAFSVPTGPFGNVCSNTVTGALTSAAGIPGISDLRAAATTLGFPSP; the protein is encoded by the coding sequence GTGAGTCAGGATCAGAACAATTCGTCGGCGCATTTCCACACGCGCCGGCGTCTCATCAGCGCGGCCGCCGCGGCGCTCGCGAGCTCGGTCGGCCTCGCGAGTTGCGGCGGCGACAGCGTCGGCGACGGTTCGGGCGGCGCGCAGGCATTGGCCGCCGCATCGTCGGGAGCCGACACGGCGCGACGCGACGCATCGTCGCCGCAGCCGCCGCAATTGCCGCCGCCCGGGCAGTCGGGCATCGATCACGTCGTGCTCGTCGTGATGGAGAACCGCTCGTTCGACCATTACTTCGGCTGGCTGCCCGGCGCGAACGGCAAGCAGGCGGGCCTGCAGTTCCAGGATGCGTTCGGCGACATGCAGAACACGTTCCGGCTCGCGATCAGTCCGCTGTACGGCTTTCAAGGCTGTAATTTTGCGGATCCGGATCACAGCTACACGGGCGGCCGCATTCAGATGAACGGCGGCAAGATGGACGGCTGGCTGAAGACGCCCGACACGAACCAGACGGCGGGCGACCTGTTCCCGATCGGCTACTACCTCGGCGAGGATCTCGCGTTCTTCGGCCCGTGCGCGCAGAACTGGACGGTCTGCGACCAGTACCATTGCGGGATTCTCGCGGAGACCTATCCGAACCGCTTCTATCTGATGTGCGGCGAGACGGACCGGATCGTCAACACGTCGACGGTGTCGCAGTTGCCGACGATCTTCGATCGCTTCGCCGCGAAGGGCGTGTCGTCGACGTACTACTACAGCGACGTGCCGTTCACCGCGCTGTTCGGCACGAAATATCTCGGCATCTCGAAGCTGTTCTCCGAATTCCTCGTCGACGCGGCGGCGGGCGCGCTGCCCGCGTTCTCGTACGTCGATCCGCGCTTTCTCGGCGAGAACCCGGAAGGCGTGTCGGGCGACGATCATCCGAACTCGGACATCCGCAACGGCCAGGCCTTCCTGAACCAGATCTACGACGCGGTGCGCAACGGCCCCGGCTGGCAGCGCACGCTGCTCGTCGTCACGTACGACGAATGGGGCGGCTTCTTCGATCACGTCGCGCCGTTCCAGCGCCCGGTGTCGACCGCCGAAGCGCTGCTCGGCAACGACGGCTATCTCGGCTTTCGCGTGCCGCTCGTGCTGATCGGGCCGACCGCGCAGCGCGGCTACGTGAGCCACTGGCAGTTCGATCCGAGCTCGATCCATCAATTCCTGATGTGGCGCTTCGGCCTCGATCCGCTCGGCGTGCGCAGCACGCTGTCGGACACGAACTCGATCGCGTACGCGCTGAATTTCTCGTCGCCGAATGATTCGGCGCCGGCATTCAGCGTGCCGACCGGCCCGTTCGGCAACGTGTGCTCGAACACGGTCACGGGCGCGCTGACGAGCGCGGCCGGCATTCCGGGCATCAGCGATCTGCGCGCGGCCGCGACGACGCTCGGCTTTCCTTCACCCTGA
- the glmU gene encoding bifunctional UDP-N-acetylglucosamine diphosphorylase/glucosamine-1-phosphate N-acetyltransferase GlmU: MNIVILAAGTGKRMRSALPKVLHPLAGRPLLSHVIDTARALAPSRLVVVVGHGAEQVQAAVAAPDVQFAVQEQQLGTGHAVRQALPLLDPSQPTLVLYGDVPLTRTATLKRLVDAATDARYGVLTVTLDDPTGYGRIVRDQAGCVTRIVEQKDATADELKIAEINTGIVVTPTAQLSMWLGALGNDNAQGEYYLTDVVEQAIEAGFEIVTTQPDDEWETLGVNSKAQLAELERIHQRNLADALLAGGVTLADPARIDVRGTLTCGRDVSIDVNCVFEGDVTLADRVTIGANCVIRNATVAAGARIDAFSHLDGAALGAHTVVGPYARLRPGAVLADEAHVGNFVEVKNATLGHGSKANHLTYLGDADIGARVNIGAGTITCNYDGANKFRTIIEDDVFVGSDTQLVAPVRVGRGVTIAAGTTVWKDVAEGMLVLNDKTQTAKSGYVRPVKKKS, encoded by the coding sequence ATGAATATCGTGATTTTGGCGGCAGGCACCGGCAAGCGCATGCGTTCGGCGCTGCCGAAAGTGCTTCATCCTCTGGCCGGCAGGCCCCTTCTCTCCCACGTGATCGATACCGCCCGCGCGCTCGCGCCGTCCCGGCTCGTCGTCGTGGTCGGCCATGGCGCCGAGCAGGTGCAGGCGGCCGTCGCCGCGCCCGACGTGCAGTTCGCGGTGCAGGAGCAGCAGCTCGGCACCGGGCACGCGGTGCGCCAGGCGCTGCCGCTTCTCGATCCGTCGCAGCCGACGCTCGTGCTGTACGGCGACGTGCCGCTCACGCGCACGGCGACGCTCAAGCGCCTCGTCGACGCCGCGACCGACGCGCGCTACGGCGTGCTGACCGTCACGCTCGACGATCCGACCGGCTACGGGCGCATCGTGCGCGATCAGGCGGGCTGCGTGACGCGCATCGTCGAGCAGAAGGACGCGACGGCCGACGAACTGAAGATCGCCGAGATCAACACGGGCATCGTCGTCACGCCGACCGCGCAGCTGTCGATGTGGCTCGGTGCGCTCGGCAACGACAACGCGCAGGGCGAGTATTACCTGACCGACGTCGTCGAGCAGGCGATCGAAGCGGGCTTCGAGATCGTCACGACGCAGCCGGACGACGAATGGGAGACGCTCGGCGTCAACAGCAAGGCGCAGCTCGCCGAGCTCGAACGCATTCACCAGCGCAATCTCGCGGACGCGCTGCTCGCCGGTGGCGTGACGCTCGCCGATCCGGCGCGCATCGACGTGCGCGGCACGCTCACGTGCGGCCGCGACGTATCGATCGACGTGAACTGCGTGTTCGAAGGCGACGTGACGCTCGCCGACCGCGTGACGATCGGCGCGAACTGCGTGATCCGCAACGCGACGGTCGCCGCGGGCGCGCGCATCGACGCGTTCTCGCATCTCGACGGCGCGGCGCTCGGCGCGCACACCGTCGTCGGCCCGTACGCGCGGCTGCGGCCGGGCGCGGTGCTCGCCGACGAAGCGCACGTCGGCAACTTCGTCGAGGTGAAGAACGCGACGCTCGGCCACGGCTCGAAGGCGAACCATCTGACCTATCTCGGCGACGCCGACATCGGCGCGCGCGTCAACATCGGCGCGGGCACGATCACCTGCAACTACGACGGCGCGAACAAATTCCGCACGATCATCGAGGATGACGTGTTCGTCGGCTCGGACACGCAGCTCGTCGCGCCGGTGCGCGTCGGCCGCGGCGTGACGATCGCGGCGGGCACGACGGTCTGGAAAGACGTCGCCGAAGGCATGCTCGTGCTGAACGACAAGACGCAGACCGCGAAGAGCGGCTACGTGCGCCCCGTCAAGAAGAAGAGCTGA
- the glmS gene encoding glutamine--fructose-6-phosphate transaminase (isomerizing) translates to MCGIVGAVAQRNIVPVLIEGLRRLEYRGYDSCGVAVLDTDAPTPGAPKRARSVARVADLDAQTRESHLGGTTGIAHTRWATHGAPVTHNAHPIFSSNALALVHNGIIENFETLRETLRGKGYEFVSQTDTEVVAHLIHSLYRGNLFAAVQEAVKQLHGAYAIAVIHKDEPHTVVGARQGSPLVVGFGQGEHFLASDALALAGSTDHFTFLEEGDVCELTLDGVQLVDRSGARAEREVRVVNAYGGAVELGPYRHFMQKEIFEQPRAIADTIPQADAFDPSLFGDKAAGVFAGIDSLLILACGTSYYSGLTAKYWLESIAKIPTQVEIASEYRYRESVPNPRSLVVVISQSGETADTLAALKHAQALGHAHTLAICNVATSAMVRLTELQFLTHAGTEIGVASTKAFTTQLVALFVLAATLGKLRGHVDAAREADYFKQLRHLPAALNSVLALEPQIIAWSEEFARKENALFLGRGLHYPISLEGALKLKEISYIHAEAYPAGELKHGPLALVTEAMPVVTVAPNDTLLEKLKSNMQEVRARGGELYVFADADTHIVNDEGLHVIRMPEHYGPLSPILHVVPLQLLAYHTACARGTDVDKPRNLAKSVTVE, encoded by the coding sequence ATGTGCGGGATTGTCGGCGCAGTTGCGCAACGTAACATCGTTCCGGTGCTGATCGAAGGACTGCGCCGTCTCGAGTATCGCGGCTACGACTCGTGCGGCGTCGCGGTGCTCGACACCGACGCCCCTACGCCGGGCGCGCCGAAGCGCGCGCGCAGCGTCGCGCGCGTCGCCGATCTCGATGCGCAGACGCGCGAGTCGCATCTCGGGGGCACGACGGGCATCGCGCACACGCGCTGGGCGACGCACGGCGCGCCCGTCACGCACAACGCGCACCCGATCTTCTCGTCGAACGCGCTCGCGCTCGTGCACAACGGCATCATCGAGAACTTCGAAACGCTGCGCGAGACGCTGCGCGGCAAGGGCTACGAGTTCGTGTCGCAGACCGACACCGAAGTCGTCGCGCACCTGATCCACAGCCTCTATCGCGGCAACCTGTTCGCCGCCGTCCAGGAAGCCGTCAAGCAGCTCCACGGCGCGTACGCGATCGCGGTGATCCACAAGGACGAGCCGCACACAGTCGTCGGCGCGCGTCAGGGGTCGCCCCTCGTCGTCGGCTTCGGCCAGGGCGAGCACTTCCTCGCGTCCGACGCGCTCGCGCTCGCCGGCAGCACCGACCACTTCACGTTCCTCGAGGAAGGCGACGTCTGCGAGCTGACGCTCGACGGCGTGCAGCTCGTCGATCGCAGCGGCGCGCGCGCCGAGCGCGAAGTGCGCGTCGTCAACGCGTACGGCGGCGCGGTCGAGCTCGGCCCGTACCGGCATTTCATGCAGAAGGAGATCTTCGAGCAGCCGCGTGCGATCGCCGACACGATTCCGCAAGCCGACGCGTTCGATCCGTCGCTGTTCGGCGACAAGGCGGCCGGCGTGTTCGCCGGCATCGACAGCCTGCTGATCCTCGCCTGCGGCACCAGCTACTACTCGGGCCTGACCGCGAAGTACTGGCTCGAATCGATCGCGAAGATCCCGACGCAGGTCGAGATCGCGAGCGAGTACCGCTATCGCGAATCGGTGCCGAACCCGCGCTCGCTCGTCGTCGTGATCTCGCAATCGGGCGAGACGGCCGATACGCTCGCCGCGCTCAAGCATGCGCAGGCGCTCGGCCACGCACACACGCTCGCGATCTGCAACGTCGCGACGAGCGCGATGGTGCGCCTCACCGAGCTGCAATTTCTCACGCACGCGGGCACCGAGATCGGCGTCGCGTCGACGAAGGCGTTCACGACGCAGCTCGTCGCGCTGTTCGTGCTCGCGGCGACGCTCGGCAAGCTGCGCGGCCACGTCGACGCGGCGCGCGAAGCCGACTACTTCAAGCAGCTGCGCCACCTGCCCGCCGCGCTGAACAGCGTGCTCGCGCTCGAGCCGCAGATCATTGCGTGGTCCGAAGAGTTCGCGCGCAAGGAGAATGCGCTGTTCCTCGGCCGCGGGCTGCACTATCCGATCTCGCTCGAAGGCGCGCTGAAGCTGAAGGAAATCTCGTACATCCACGCGGAAGCGTATCCCGCGGGCGAGCTGAAGCACGGGCCGCTCGCGCTCGTGACGGAAGCGATGCCGGTCGTGACGGTCGCACCGAACGACACGCTGCTCGAGAAGCTGAAGTCGAACATGCAGGAAGTGCGCGCGCGCGGCGGCGAGCTGTACGTGTTCGCCGATGCCGACACGCACATCGTCAACGACGAAGGGCTGCACGTGATCCGGATGCCCGAGCATTACGGGCCGCTGTCGCCGATCCTGCACGTCGTGCCGCTGCAATTGCTCGCATATCACACCGCTTGCGCGCGCGGCACCGACGTCGACAAGCCGCGCAATCTCGCGAAATCGGTGACGGTGGAGTAA
- a CDS encoding avidin/streptavidin family protein — protein sequence MQRLEHALKRVKAGTGMPIDFSGTWKNELGSTMQIEQSDDSVTGTYRSAVSETGGSTSGELIGYVDGDLIAFIVHWDQFQAITAWVGQCEPGTSNDRINTLWQMTQQVEAGDEWASINAGADTFVRV from the coding sequence ATGCAGCGATTGGAACATGCGCTCAAGCGCGTCAAGGCCGGCACCGGCATGCCGATCGATTTCTCCGGCACGTGGAAGAACGAGCTCGGCTCGACGATGCAGATCGAGCAATCGGACGACAGCGTGACGGGCACGTACAGAAGCGCGGTCAGCGAAACGGGCGGTTCGACGAGCGGCGAGCTGATCGGCTACGTCGACGGCGACCTGATTGCGTTCATCGTTCACTGGGATCAGTTTCAGGCGATTACCGCGTGGGTCGGACAGTGCGAGCCCGGCACGTCGAACGACAGGATCAACACGCTATGGCAGATGACGCAGCAGGTGGAGGCGGGCGACGAGTGGGCGTCGATCAACGCGGGAGCCGACACATTCGTTCGGGTTTGA
- a CDS encoding copper-binding protein → MKQSIAVLMTFAAVVAAAPAIAADGMAGMNMPMQSSGASKPSDAALTDAVVKKVDLATGMVTLKHGALDNVGMPSMTMTFKAKDAAMAKGVHAGDKVKVRVENVDGVMTIVKLEK, encoded by the coding sequence ATGAAGCAATCGATCGCTGTACTGATGACGTTCGCGGCTGTCGTCGCCGCCGCACCCGCAATCGCCGCCGACGGGATGGCCGGCATGAACATGCCGATGCAATCGAGCGGCGCGTCGAAGCCGTCCGATGCGGCGTTGACCGACGCGGTGGTCAAGAAGGTCGATCTCGCGACCGGCATGGTCACGCTGAAGCACGGCGCGCTCGACAACGTCGGGATGCCGTCGATGACGATGACGTTCAAGGCGAAGGACGCCGCGATGGCGAAGGGCGTTCATGCGGGCGACAAGGTGAAGGTGCGCGTCGAGAACGTCGATGGCGTGATGACCATCGTGAAGCTCGAGAAGTAG